One region of Rhodocaloribacter litoris genomic DNA includes:
- the lnt gene encoding apolipoprotein N-acyltransferase codes for MRFLPHAVAWRPVLLSGLGLGLSFPPYPFPFLAWVALVPLLHRWERAPSAGALLLEAYLAFLVTFAVAFFWPLCHALPQAALASLTPLLALPLVMALPFGAAALVRRRLGHAVGLLALTTFYLVMEGGLSRGPLAFPWPLLGHTQAEALHFNQFADLTGVPGLTLWIWLLNLAVLALVRAPRRSSARGPALSLLVLLALPLAYGAWRRASLPPPEDRLPVGVVQPALGPKAWADVHDLTRIDTLVHQTVTFLQVAPARPHLLVWPETALPLPPVSAPGRVEARLRDQVARWGVPLLTGAVTRTPGGTYRNTALLFRPDGTTDRYDKHRLVPFAERVPFVDVLPALGALSVPAGGVAGYEPGNRQAPLRAGRLSVGVLICFESAFGNHPRPYIEQGADFLATLTQDGWWGRTPGYRQHLALTRLRAIETRRAVVQVSVSGVTALLLPDGTSAFELGWMERAARLAHVPVLTPTTFYSRHGDWLTGLALLAALLVTARSVYAARRAGSQPPTRPESGSCT; via the coding sequence ATGCGTTTCCTGCCCCATGCGGTGGCCTGGCGGCCGGTGCTCCTGAGCGGTCTCGGGCTGGGCCTGAGCTTCCCGCCCTACCCTTTTCCGTTCCTGGCCTGGGTCGCACTGGTACCGCTGCTGCACCGGTGGGAGCGGGCCCCCTCGGCCGGGGCCCTCCTGCTCGAAGCCTACCTGGCCTTCCTGGTGACGTTCGCCGTAGCGTTCTTCTGGCCGCTGTGCCATGCCCTGCCGCAGGCGGCACTGGCCTCGCTGACCCCGCTGCTGGCCCTCCCGCTCGTGATGGCCCTGCCCTTCGGGGCGGCGGCGCTCGTGCGCCGGCGGCTGGGTCACGCGGTGGGCCTCCTCGCCCTGACGACGTTCTACCTGGTGATGGAAGGCGGGCTGAGCCGGGGACCGCTCGCGTTTCCGTGGCCGCTGCTGGGCCACACCCAGGCCGAGGCGCTGCACTTCAACCAGTTCGCCGACCTGACGGGCGTGCCGGGCCTGACGCTCTGGATCTGGCTGTTGAACCTCGCCGTGCTGGCCCTGGTGCGGGCTCCCCGGCGCTCGTCCGCACGCGGGCCGGCCCTTTCCCTGCTCGTGCTCCTGGCCCTCCCCCTCGCCTACGGGGCCTGGCGCCGGGCAAGCCTGCCGCCCCCCGAGGACCGGCTGCCCGTCGGGGTGGTACAGCCGGCCCTCGGCCCCAAAGCCTGGGCCGACGTCCATGACCTGACGCGCATCGACACCCTCGTCCATCAGACCGTCACCTTCCTGCAGGTCGCACCCGCCCGCCCCCACCTGCTCGTCTGGCCGGAGACGGCCCTCCCGCTCCCGCCCGTCTCCGCCCCCGGCCGCGTCGAGGCGCGTCTCCGGGACCAGGTCGCACGGTGGGGCGTGCCCCTGCTCACCGGTGCCGTCACCCGCACGCCCGGGGGCACCTACCGGAACACCGCCCTGCTGTTCCGCCCGGACGGTACCACGGACCGGTACGACAAGCACCGCCTCGTCCCGTTCGCCGAGCGCGTCCCGTTCGTCGATGTGCTGCCCGCCCTGGGGGCGCTGTCCGTGCCCGCCGGCGGCGTCGCAGGCTACGAACCCGGCAACCGGCAGGCTCCCCTGCGGGCCGGCCGCCTCTCCGTCGGCGTGCTCATCTGCTTCGAGAGCGCCTTCGGGAACCACCCCCGCCCCTACATCGAACAAGGGGCGGACTTTCTGGCAACGCTCACCCAGGACGGCTGGTGGGGACGCACCCCCGGCTACCGCCAGCACCTGGCGCTGACCCGCCTCCGGGCCATCGAAACGCGCCGGGCCGTCGTGCAGGTGAGCGTCAGCGGCGTCACGGCGCTCCTGCTCCCGGACGGCACCTCCGCCTTCGAACTCGGATGGATGGAGCGGGCCGCCCGCCTCGCCCACGTGCCGGTCCTCACCCCCACGACGTTCTACAGCCGCCACGGTGACTGGCTCACCGGCCTGGCCCTGCTCGCCGCCCTCCTCGTCACCGCCCGCAGCGTGTACGCGGCCCGGCGTGCGGGCTCCCAACCTCCAACCCGACCCGAAAGCGGTTCATGCACCTGA
- a CDS encoding Maf family protein, producing MHLKPLLVLASSSPRRRRLLEQLGLRFVVRPSDTEEVVPEGVSPETVVQALAREKAEAVAPAYPDALTLGADTIVVLDGEVLGKPADAAEAHAMLRRLSGNTHTVYTGIALVHPASNRNVTAFEATRVTFAPLTDDEIAAYVATGSPLDKAGAYGIQDDHGALFIPRIEGDFFTVMGLPLHRLYRVLRTEFADLMEENPD from the coding sequence ATGCACCTGAAACCCCTGCTCGTGCTCGCCTCGTCCTCACCCCGGCGACGGCGGCTCCTCGAACAACTCGGCCTGCGGTTCGTCGTCCGGCCCAGCGACACCGAGGAGGTCGTCCCGGAAGGCGTCTCGCCGGAGACGGTCGTGCAGGCGCTGGCGCGGGAAAAGGCCGAAGCCGTGGCGCCCGCCTACCCGGATGCGCTGACCCTCGGCGCCGACACCATCGTGGTGCTCGACGGCGAAGTGCTCGGCAAACCCGCCGACGCCGCCGAAGCCCACGCCATGCTCCGCCGGCTCAGCGGCAACACGCACACGGTCTACACCGGCATCGCACTCGTGCATCCCGCCTCGAACCGCAACGTGACGGCTTTCGAGGCCACCCGCGTCACGTTCGCCCCGCTGACCGACGACGAGATCGCCGCCTACGTGGCCACCGGCTCCCCCCTGGACAAGGCCGGCGCCTACGGCATCCAGGACGACCACGGCGCCCTCTTCATCCCCCGCATAGAAGGCGACTTCTTCACCGTCATGGGCCTGCCCCTGCACCGGCTCTACCGGGTCCTGCGTACCGAATTCGCCGACCTGATGGAGGAAAACCCGGATTGA
- a CDS encoding sodium-dependent transporter — translation MANTNDQRFSSRLGLILSVLGIAVGTGNIWRFPRIAATNSGDTGAGAFLVAWVIFLFAWSIPLIIAEYALGRKGRMGVVGTFARVAGERFAWMGAFVGFVATAIMFYYSVVAGWCVFYFIEVLTNPLPLTTGAAQGVWDGFQAGGWPVAFHALAMGLGVLAVWKGVASIERVNKVLIPTLFAIVLVALGRTLTLDGAFDGVRFLFTPEWATLARPRIWLEALTQNAWDTGAGWGLILTYGAYMQARHGVVKNAFITGIGNNTVSLLAAIIIFGTVFAILGTQMSQAEVLEVMKTSGPAATGLTFIWMPQLFAKMPAGSLFAVLFFLGLSFAAFSSLISMIELATRVVVDLGWQRRHALALVGGMGFVLGLPSAVHLGFFENQDFVWGVALMISGAFVAFAVIRYGPARFRRDVVDNLPGDWNAGPLWDRLITFVIPPLAVVLLAWWLSLSATVYAPDSWYDPTSPFSVMTCVVQWGGVLLLLLLLNRWLARRTLATPVAAAD, via the coding sequence ATGGCCAACACGAATGACCAGCGGTTTTCCTCCCGGCTGGGGCTGATCCTCAGCGTGCTCGGCATCGCCGTCGGCACGGGTAACATCTGGCGGTTTCCGCGCATTGCGGCCACCAACAGCGGCGACACCGGCGCGGGGGCTTTTCTGGTGGCCTGGGTCATCTTCCTTTTTGCCTGGAGCATCCCGCTGATCATCGCCGAATATGCGCTTGGGCGCAAGGGGCGGATGGGGGTCGTCGGCACGTTCGCACGGGTGGCCGGGGAGCGCTTCGCCTGGATGGGCGCCTTCGTCGGTTTCGTCGCCACGGCCATCATGTTCTACTATTCGGTGGTGGCCGGGTGGTGCGTCTTCTACTTCATCGAGGTGCTCACAAATCCCCTGCCGCTGACGACCGGAGCGGCCCAGGGCGTCTGGGACGGCTTTCAGGCGGGCGGCTGGCCCGTGGCGTTCCACGCGCTGGCGATGGGCCTCGGGGTGCTCGCCGTGTGGAAGGGGGTGGCCTCCATCGAACGGGTGAACAAGGTGCTCATCCCGACGCTTTTCGCCATCGTGCTCGTGGCCCTGGGCCGGACGCTCACCCTCGACGGCGCCTTCGACGGCGTCCGGTTCCTGTTCACCCCGGAATGGGCCACGCTGGCCCGGCCGCGCATCTGGCTCGAAGCGCTCACGCAGAACGCCTGGGATACCGGGGCGGGATGGGGGCTCATCCTTACCTACGGGGCCTACATGCAGGCCCGGCATGGCGTCGTCAAGAACGCCTTCATCACGGGGATCGGCAACAACACCGTCTCGCTGCTGGCGGCGATCATCATCTTCGGCACCGTCTTCGCTATCCTGGGAACGCAGATGTCCCAGGCCGAGGTGCTGGAGGTGATGAAGACCAGCGGCCCCGCCGCGACCGGGCTGACCTTCATCTGGATGCCCCAGCTCTTTGCGAAGATGCCGGCCGGGAGCCTCTTTGCCGTGCTCTTCTTCCTGGGCCTCTCGTTTGCCGCGTTCAGCTCGCTCATCTCGATGATCGAACTGGCCACGCGCGTCGTCGTGGATCTGGGCTGGCAGCGGCGGCATGCGCTTGCCCTCGTGGGGGGGATGGGGTTCGTGCTCGGGCTGCCGTCGGCCGTTCATCTGGGCTTCTTCGAAAACCAGGACTTCGTCTGGGGGGTGGCGCTGATGATCTCGGGGGCGTTCGTGGCCTTCGCCGTCATCCGCTACGGCCCGGCCCGTTTCCGCCGCGACGTGGTCGACAACCTGCCGGGGGACTGGAATGCGGGGCCGCTCTGGGATCGCCTCATCACGTTCGTCATCCCGCCGCTGGCGGTGGTTCTGCTCGCATGGTGGCTTTCCCTCTCGGCCACCGTCTATGCACCCGACAGCTGGTACGACCCGACCAGCCCGTTCAGCGTGATGACCTGTGTGGTGCAGTGGGGCGGGGTGCTCCTGCTGCTGCTGCTGCTCAACCGCTGGCTCGCCCGCCGGACACTCGCCACCCCGGTCGCGGCGGCCGACTGA
- a CDS encoding ParA family protein, whose translation MIVLAVCNHKGGSGKTTSTINVAAALGLSGFRTLVIDLDPQGFLTRMVGLPEPPEANSSLVLFDPQVRLAEVPVQPRKNFDVLPASSTLSKIMRRLNQPTDVLWVKEALEQAPLPYDAVLFDTAAAITVFSLNALVASRHVLIPVMPEYQPVLGAEQTFQTVMMVRDKLNPTLNLPFFLFTMVDARKRNHHAYRRYLRQRYGDQVMSSIIRTSTTLSVTHNDGTTVFDHEPHGRGARDYANATDELLRRIAPERMDRAVSMLSREGGRGPWKSITHLG comes from the coding sequence ATGATCGTCCTTGCCGTCTGCAACCACAAGGGGGGATCGGGGAAGACCACCTCTACGATCAACGTGGCGGCCGCGCTGGGCCTGAGCGGCTTCCGAACCCTTGTCATCGACCTCGACCCGCAGGGCTTTCTCACCCGCATGGTCGGGCTGCCGGAACCGCCGGAGGCGAACTCCTCGCTCGTGCTCTTCGACCCGCAGGTGCGCCTGGCGGAGGTGCCGGTGCAGCCCCGGAAGAACTTCGACGTGCTGCCCGCCTCCAGCACCCTTTCCAAGATCATGCGCCGGCTCAACCAGCCGACGGACGTGCTCTGGGTTAAGGAAGCCCTCGAACAGGCGCCATTGCCCTACGACGCCGTCCTCTTCGACACGGCCGCGGCCATCACCGTCTTCAGCCTCAACGCGCTCGTGGCCAGCCGGCACGTGCTCATTCCCGTCATGCCCGAGTACCAGCCCGTGCTCGGGGCCGAGCAGACGTTTCAAACGGTCATGATGGTGCGGGACAAACTCAACCCGACGCTCAACCTGCCCTTCTTCCTTTTCACGATGGTCGATGCCCGCAAGCGGAACCATCACGCCTACCGGCGCTACCTGCGCCAGCGCTACGGCGACCAGGTCATGTCGTCCATCATCCGCACGAGCACGACGCTCTCGGTCACGCACAACGACGGGACCACGGTCTTCGACCATGAGCCGCACGGACGCGGAGCCCGCGACTACGCCAACGCGACGGACGAGCTGCTGCGCCGGATCGCGCCGGAACGCATGGACCGGGCGGTGTCCATGCTTTCCCGGGAGGGGGGACGCGGCCCCTGGAAATCCATCACCCACCTGGGTTGA
- a CDS encoding penicillin acylase family protein has product MKPVLRLLLVVLLAAGFVYLLQAPPAGLPPPGPLLDPLDGLYRTARRAVAPFEGTLAIPALEHPVTVVRDARGVPHIFAETDRDAVIAHGYVTAQDRLFQLDFIPRVASGRLSEAFGPASVAADRFLRRTGMEWGARQALREIEARGGVEYDLLRWYAEGVNAYLDGLHERDLPFEFRLLGYRPDRYAPIQAIRLLQYMNYDLSYRTDDPGYAALQDEMDPAEYARLYPRHATLYRPIVPGPDAADARPAHGPVPAHVRAAVTTLARMEAMRKSLAGTLGEGFVEGKGSNNWAVNGARSATGAPILAGDMHLALTLPAIWYEVHLVTPSMNTYGVAVPGAPLPVEAFNDHVGWAFTNTGADQIDHYALDLDSTRTHYRFEGTMRPLEVVLDTIHVKGAPPVVDTLYYAHWGPVTMDDDGAVAIRWTAHTPGHTLGALWGMNRARDLASFEAALRQWDTPMQNILYAGTDGNIAIRSTGYLPVRRAGHGIGLLDGSTRAYAWTGRVPFEELPYAVNPPRGYLTSTNQQPAGPEYPHYLGHDWRSAYRSLRIDTLLRGKPSHTVEDLMRYQADVHAVQRDLFVPLLDTLAGLAPRADTLRAMLAAWDGNTTVDRPEPLVLDVFLDHLRRLAWDEPVFRKHRRPAETRLYLLLTGDPQAHWLDVQATPEREDAAGLLRLALDSTAATLARDYGWNPERWRWGDHHRVVFRHLLQNETLQVLGRGPFPYPGFAETLSPAGGRLTTHSASWRVVVDFSRTPPAGYGVYPGGQSGNPFSPHYDAFLEDYVAFRHYPLNKPSRPEELEGGTRMRLVPGR; this is encoded by the coding sequence ATGAAACCTGTCCTTCGCCTGCTCCTCGTTGTCCTCCTTGCGGCCGGGTTCGTCTATCTGCTGCAGGCCCCGCCGGCCGGCCTGCCGCCTCCGGGTCCCCTGCTCGACCCGCTCGATGGCCTCTACCGCACCGCACGCCGGGCTGTCGCGCCTTTTGAAGGGACGCTCGCGATCCCGGCGCTGGAGCACCCCGTCACCGTCGTCCGGGACGCGCGCGGCGTCCCTCATATCTTCGCCGAAACGGACCGGGACGCTGTCATCGCCCACGGCTATGTGACCGCGCAGGACCGGCTCTTCCAGCTCGACTTCATCCCCCGCGTGGCCTCCGGGCGTCTGTCGGAAGCGTTCGGCCCCGCCTCGGTCGCGGCGGACCGTTTCCTCCGGCGCACCGGGATGGAGTGGGGGGCCCGGCAGGCGCTGCGTGAGATCGAGGCCCGGGGCGGGGTCGAGTACGACCTCCTGCGCTGGTATGCCGAGGGCGTCAACGCCTACCTCGACGGCCTCCACGAACGCGACCTGCCCTTCGAGTTTCGCCTGCTCGGATACCGGCCGGACCGCTACGCACCCATCCAGGCCATCCGGCTCCTGCAGTACATGAACTACGACCTCTCGTACCGGACCGATGACCCCGGCTACGCCGCCCTGCAGGACGAGATGGATCCGGCAGAGTATGCCCGGCTCTATCCCCGGCACGCGACGCTCTACCGGCCCATCGTACCCGGGCCCGACGCAGCGGACGCCCGGCCGGCACACGGGCCGGTGCCGGCGCACGTGCGCGCCGCCGTGACCACGCTGGCACGGATGGAGGCGATGCGGAAAAGCCTCGCGGGCACACTCGGCGAGGGGTTCGTTGAAGGGAAAGGGTCGAACAACTGGGCGGTGAACGGGGCGCGTTCGGCCACAGGGGCCCCGATCCTGGCCGGGGACATGCACCTGGCCCTCACCCTGCCGGCCATCTGGTACGAGGTGCATCTGGTTACCCCCTCGATGAACACCTACGGTGTGGCCGTGCCGGGGGCGCCGCTACCCGTCGAGGCCTTCAACGACCACGTCGGCTGGGCCTTCACGAACACCGGGGCGGACCAGATCGACCACTACGCCCTGGACCTCGACAGCACGCGCACGCACTACCGCTTCGAGGGGACGATGCGGCCGCTGGAGGTGGTGCTCGATACGATCCACGTCAAAGGGGCTCCGCCGGTCGTGGATACGCTCTACTACGCCCACTGGGGACCGGTGACGATGGACGACGACGGAGCCGTGGCGATCCGCTGGACGGCGCATACGCCCGGTCATACGCTCGGCGCCCTCTGGGGCATGAACCGTGCTCGCGACCTGGCCTCCTTCGAGGCGGCCCTCCGGCAGTGGGATACCCCCATGCAGAACATCCTTTATGCCGGCACCGACGGCAATATCGCCATCCGCTCGACGGGCTATCTGCCCGTGCGACGGGCCGGGCACGGCATCGGTCTGCTCGACGGCTCCACCCGGGCCTATGCGTGGACCGGGCGCGTGCCGTTCGAGGAACTGCCCTATGCCGTCAACCCTCCCCGGGGCTACCTGACCTCGACGAACCAGCAGCCCGCCGGGCCCGAATACCCCCATTACCTGGGGCACGACTGGCGCTCGGCCTATCGCTCGCTCCGCATCGACACGCTCCTGCGCGGCAAGCCGTCGCACACCGTCGAAGACCTGATGCGCTACCAGGCCGACGTCCACGCGGTCCAGCGCGACCTCTTCGTGCCCCTGCTGGACACCCTCGCGGGCCTGGCGCCGCGCGCCGACACCCTCCGCGCAATGCTCGCCGCCTGGGACGGCAACACCACCGTAGACCGGCCCGAGCCCCTCGTGCTCGACGTCTTCCTCGATCACCTGCGCCGCCTGGCCTGGGACGAGCCGGTCTTCCGGAAGCATCGCCGGCCCGCCGAGACACGCCTCTACCTGCTCCTCACCGGAGATCCGCAAGCCCACTGGCTGGATGTGCAGGCCACGCCCGAACGGGAAGACGCCGCCGGGCTGTTGCGCCTGGCCCTGGACAGCACCGCCGCCACACTCGCACGAGACTACGGCTGGAACCCGGAGCGCTGGCGCTGGGGCGACCACCACCGTGTCGTCTTCCGCCACCTGCTCCAGAACGAGACCCTGCAAGTCCTCGGGCGCGGTCCCTTCCCCTATCCCGGCTTTGCCGAGACCCTCTCGCCGGCCGGTGGCCGCCTGACCACCCACAGCGCCAGCTGGCGCGTCGTCGTCGATTTCTCCCGGACGCCGCCCGCCGGCTACGGCGTCTACCCGGGCGGCCAGAGCGGTAACCCGTTCAGCCCGCACTACGACGCCTTCCTCGAGGACTACGTCGCCTTCCGTCATTATCCGTTGAACAAGCCGTCCCGCCCCGAAGAACTCGAAGGCGGCACCCGGATGCGGCTGGTGCCGGGAAGGTGA
- a CDS encoding M14 family metallopeptidase, with amino-acid sequence MRRERWYGAGWWLIGWLAVAGARAQPVDLSFLQTRAEATGYEETTRYDELMGFLDVLDRASPRLHLTRFGYTTEGRALPLMVYGAPEGAGPGAVRRTGKTRVFVMANIHAGEVCGKEAMLMLLRSLAAGRYARWADSLVVMVAPIYNADGNERVNLFNRPRQHGPVGGMGQRPNAQGLDLNRDHVKLDSPEARSLVRLLNDYDPHVVVDLHTTNGTVHAYHLTYAPPLHPNTDAGIVALLRNVWLPEVTDIVREKYGWDFYYYGNLPSPGSERARGWYTFDHRPRFSTNYAGLRNRFAILSEAYAYATFEERVQATLRFVEEVLHFAYANATVIRKRTAAADAGVVVGRPLALTARPAPSAEPVEILLGAVAEEQNPYSGAVMLRRRDVRRPERMTEYGTFVPVETVPAPAAYVVPASLAAVRDRLQAHGIRFTVLGTERPATVERFRIDSVHVAERPYQNRHLRTLYGGYEPAETTLPAGALVVPVDQPLGRLAFTLLEPRSDDGLATWGLLDEALEGATYYPILRLPAGE; translated from the coding sequence ATGCGACGTGAAAGATGGTATGGGGCGGGGTGGTGGCTGATCGGATGGCTGGCCGTGGCCGGGGCCCGGGCGCAGCCGGTGGACCTGTCGTTTCTCCAGACGCGGGCCGAGGCGACCGGCTATGAGGAAACCACCCGCTACGACGAGTTGATGGGATTTCTCGACGTGCTCGACCGGGCCTCGCCCCGGTTGCACCTGACCCGCTTCGGCTACACGACGGAGGGACGGGCGTTGCCGCTGATGGTCTACGGTGCGCCGGAAGGAGCCGGTCCCGGGGCCGTCCGCCGCACGGGCAAGACGCGGGTCTTCGTGATGGCGAACATCCATGCCGGGGAGGTCTGCGGCAAGGAGGCCATGCTGATGTTGCTGCGTTCCCTGGCGGCCGGCCGGTACGCCCGCTGGGCCGACTCGCTCGTTGTGATGGTGGCGCCGATCTATAACGCCGACGGCAACGAGCGCGTCAACCTCTTCAACCGGCCCCGGCAGCACGGTCCCGTCGGCGGGATGGGGCAGCGCCCGAACGCCCAGGGACTCGACCTCAACCGGGACCACGTCAAGCTCGACAGCCCCGAAGCCCGCTCACTCGTTCGCCTGCTCAACGACTACGACCCCCACGTCGTCGTCGACCTGCATACGACCAACGGCACCGTCCACGCCTACCACCTGACCTACGCCCCGCCACTCCATCCCAACACCGACGCCGGCATCGTCGCGCTGCTGCGCAACGTGTGGCTGCCCGAGGTCACGGACATCGTCCGCGAGAAATACGGGTGGGATTTTTACTATTACGGCAACCTGCCGTCGCCGGGGAGTGAGAGGGCGCGTGGGTGGTACACGTTCGACCACCGGCCCCGCTTCAGTACCAACTACGCCGGCCTGCGCAACCGTTTCGCCATTCTGAGCGAGGCCTATGCCTATGCGACGTTCGAGGAGCGGGTGCAGGCCACGCTCCGTTTCGTCGAGGAGGTCCTGCACTTCGCTTACGCCAACGCGACGGTCATCCGGAAGCGGACGGCGGCGGCTGATGCCGGGGTGGTGGTGGGCCGGCCCCTGGCGCTCACGGCCCGGCCCGCCCCTTCCGCTGAACCCGTCGAAATCCTGCTGGGTGCGGTTGCCGAGGAGCAGAACCCGTACTCCGGAGCGGTGATGCTTCGCCGCAGGGATGTGCGCCGGCCCGAGCGGATGACCGAGTACGGGACGTTCGTGCCCGTCGAGACGGTGCCGGCGCCGGCGGCCTACGTCGTGCCGGCCTCGCTTGCGGCGGTGCGAGACCGCCTCCAGGCCCACGGCATCCGGTTCACCGTGCTGGGGACGGAGCGTCCCGCCACCGTCGAACGGTTCCGCATCGATTCGGTGCACGTGGCGGAACGCCCGTACCAGAACCGGCATCTGCGCACCCTTTACGGCGGCTACGAGCCGGCCGAGACGACGCTTCCGGCGGGTGCCCTCGTCGTCCCCGTCGATCAGCCGCTGGGGCGCCTGGCCTTCACCCTGCTCGAACCCCGCTCCGACGATGGCCTGGCCACTTGGGGCCTGCTCGACGAAGCCCTCGAGGGGGCGACTTACTATCCCATCCTGCGGCTTCCGGCGGGCGAGTGA
- a CDS encoding type 1 glutamine amidotransferase, with protein sequence MSPPFEHIRVLLIQARGTADIERQEQECFLERCRLRPEQLVTANVVRDRLHEGLLDGVHAVMIGGAGEFSATQDYPWMDDLLALCRLLRARGFPTFGSCWGHQILARAYGGTVIHDHARAELGCHPVMLTEAGRRDPLFRTFPPAFRANMGHHDRVSVLPEGAVELAYSATQPNQAFRMEDLPIYGTQFHSELDARRERERLIRYRAYYLNEMPDEAAFQHVLDSLAETTEVDHLLHDFLTTFVARPENHPAGPQQPT encoded by the coding sequence TTGTCTCCCCCTTTCGAACATATCCGGGTGTTGCTGATCCAGGCACGCGGCACCGCCGACATCGAGCGACAGGAACAGGAATGCTTCCTCGAACGATGCCGCCTCCGCCCGGAACAGCTCGTGACGGCCAACGTCGTCCGGGATCGCCTTCACGAAGGCCTGCTCGACGGGGTTCATGCCGTGATGATCGGCGGGGCCGGCGAGTTCTCGGCCACGCAGGACTACCCCTGGATGGACGATCTGCTGGCGCTCTGCCGGCTCCTGCGGGCACGCGGCTTCCCCACCTTCGGCTCGTGCTGGGGGCATCAGATCCTCGCCCGGGCCTATGGCGGTACGGTCATACACGACCACGCACGGGCCGAGCTGGGATGCCATCCCGTCATGCTGACGGAAGCCGGGCGGCGGGATCCGCTCTTCCGCACGTTTCCGCCCGCCTTCCGTGCCAACATGGGCCACCACGACCGCGTCAGCGTCCTGCCCGAAGGCGCCGTCGAGCTCGCCTACAGCGCCACCCAGCCCAACCAGGCCTTCCGCATGGAAGACCTGCCCATCTACGGCACCCAGTTCCACAGCGAGCTCGACGCCCGCCGCGAACGCGAACGGCTCATCCGCTACCGTGCCTATTACCTGAACGAGATGCCCGACGAGGCGGCCTTCCAGCACGTCCTCGACAGCCTCGCCGAAACCACCGAGGTGGATCACCTCCTGCACGACTTTCTGACGACCTTCGTCGCCCGCCCCGAAAACCACCCGGCCGGACCGCAACAGCCGACCTAG
- a CDS encoding PQQ-dependent sugar dehydrogenase, translated as MPLPFRLCPALLAFVLLTGCDGSNPAPPDPPPPSVPISVPEGFRVEIVAEGLALPTSLAFAPDGSGRLFVNELQTGRIRVIRDDALLPEPFAEVATNVSGGFPVAGENGLIGLAFDPDFRTNGFVYVTYAVRLDDGTNRGAVARFREVDGRGTGFTVLLDGIPAAPGHQIQSLAFGPDGKLYVSVGDAYLQEAAQDTTALTGKILRMNPDGSVPPDNPFPGRLPYALGLRNAFDLAFDGTGRLFAPDNGPSFNDELNRIEAGGNYGWPVALGPAGDPRFIDPIHTWTEIVSPNGLTFYRGTTFPPPYRGRLFLVLFGDTFSTGPSPRAKRIVTVDTGAEPPVIEDFAVYDFPGQGNPLDVVEGPDGHLYFTDIFQGRVYRIRYDG; from the coding sequence ATGCCGCTCCCGTTCCGCCTGTGCCCGGCCCTTCTTGCCTTCGTCCTGCTCACCGGCTGCGACGGGAGCAATCCGGCGCCCCCGGATCCCCCGCCGCCGTCGGTACCGATCTCGGTGCCCGAGGGGTTTCGCGTGGAGATCGTGGCGGAGGGCCTTGCCCTGCCGACGTCGCTGGCCTTCGCGCCGGACGGCTCGGGCCGGCTCTTCGTCAATGAACTCCAGACGGGGCGCATCCGCGTCATCCGGGACGACGCCCTGCTGCCGGAACCGTTCGCCGAGGTAGCCACGAACGTCAGCGGCGGCTTTCCCGTGGCCGGCGAGAACGGCCTCATCGGCCTCGCCTTCGACCCGGATTTCCGGACGAACGGCTTCGTCTACGTCACCTACGCCGTCCGCCTCGACGACGGCACCAACCGGGGCGCCGTGGCCCGGTTCCGCGAGGTCGACGGCCGCGGCACCGGCTTCACCGTCCTGCTCGACGGCATCCCGGCGGCGCCGGGCCACCAGATCCAGAGCCTGGCCTTCGGCCCCGACGGCAAGCTCTACGTCTCGGTGGGCGACGCCTACCTGCAGGAAGCCGCGCAGGACACGACCGCCCTCACCGGCAAGATCCTGCGCATGAACCCGGACGGCTCCGTCCCGCCGGACAACCCCTTCCCGGGCCGGCTCCCCTATGCCCTCGGCCTCCGCAACGCCTTCGACCTGGCCTTCGACGGCACGGGCCGACTCTTTGCCCCGGACAACGGCCCCAGCTTCAACGACGAGCTGAACCGCATTGAGGCCGGCGGCAACTACGGCTGGCCCGTTGCCCTCGGCCCCGCCGGAGATCCCCGCTTCATCGACCCGATCCACACCTGGACCGAGATCGTCTCCCCCAACGGCCTCACGTTCTACCGGGGCACGACCTTCCCACCCCCCTACCGGGGCCGCCTCTTCCTCGTCCTCTTCGGCGACACCTTCTCGACCGGCCCCAGCCCCCGCGCCAAACGCATCGTGACCGTCGACACGGGCGCAGAGCCACCCGTCATCGAAGACTTCGCCGTCTACGACTTCCCCGGCCAGGGCAACCCGCTCGACGTCGTCGAGGGGCCGGACGGCCACCTTTACTTCACCGACATCTTCCAGGGCCGCGTCTACCGGATCCGGTACGACGGTTGA